From the genome of Medicago truncatula cultivar Jemalong A17 chromosome 2, MtrunA17r5.0-ANR, whole genome shotgun sequence:
GACGATCATGTCATCCACACAAACCTCAATCTCTTTGTGTATCATATCGTGAAAGATAGTAGTCATACCCCTTTGATAAGTAGCCCCTGCATTGATCAAACCGAACGACATTACTCTGTAACAGAAAGTGCCCCAAGGTGTGATGAAAGACGTCTTCTCTTTGTCTTCGGGCGCCatcttgatctgattgtaaccggagaaaccatccatgaggGAGAACACTTTGGATTTTGCAGTGCTGTCAACCAgtacatcaatatgaggtaatgggaaATCATCTTTGGGACTAGCTTTGTTAAGGTCACGgtaatcaacacacattctgactttGCCATCCTTCTTCGGAACAGGCACTATGTTGGCTAGCCACTAAGGGTATTTTGATGTAATGAGGAAACCTGCATCGATCTGTTTCTGCACTTCCTCTTTAATCTTGAGGGCCATATCAGGACGGGTTCTTCTTAATTTCTGCTTGACCGGTGGACACTCGGGTTTCAAAGGTAAATGGTGTACCACGATATCAGTATCCAAACCCGGCATATCTCGGTACGACCAAGcgaacacatcaacatattctttGAGAAGCTCTATCACTCGCTTCTTGACACTTGCCTCAAGTGATGCCCCAATCTTGACCTCCTTCTTGTCTTCTTCGGTACCCAAGTTGATTGCTTCTAATTCTTCCCCATAAGGCTGAATGGTCTTTCTTTCTTGTTCAAGTAGCCGGGAGATTTCGTCGGGAAtctcttcattctcttcttcttctgccTCATACACAGGGAACTCAAACTTGGGAGAGATCATAGGGCTATGTTGTTCAACGGGTTCATTGGGTTTTAATCTAcatatatgattgatgatttttttagaaaacaagTAAGTGCAGATTTTTAGAAGGtgattatatttttggttttttgtattaccattttttctaaaaacataaaagaaagcAAGGCAAAAGGTCGGGAACAAAAcgacatttttatttgattgatgatAAATTCTTGAAGCAAAAAGCCCTAGATAGATTCACTTTCGCTTGGGGCGGGGCGAAAggattttctttaaaaaagcataaaagacGAAACAAAGTGCATTACTTGGATAAGTGAGCAATAAAAGGAACATCTACAGCAACCCAATTGTGGCTAGACCCTCCTTGTGTCACAAAGCTTCTTGGCACTCTTTCGGGATTATCTTCAATGATTGCATGAATGAACCCAGAACTGTGGAAAGTACCTCTGATCGGTTCGACAACGATCTTAGGCTTGGACAAATCAGCTGATGGGCAGAAACCCAGTCCTTCTCGGCGCTTGTTCTCTGGCAGTTCTATCAACTTTCCCCAACTGAGAGAGCCTCCAGCTTGTATCACTTTTTGAGCATCTTTTAGAGAAGAGATAGATGACTCACTCCTCTTGGTATTCTCTTCTTCTATGGCAAGTCCTTGAAAAGATGTCCCTTCAACGCTATCGGCTCCGATGAAGGAGAAAGACGATAAATGACTTACTAATAAAGCTTCTTCACCATTTACCGTTACCAGCTTCccattcttcacaaactttAACTTCTAATGCAAGGTAGACGTTACTGCCCCCGCTTCATGAATCCAGGGTCGGCCTAGTAGACAGTTGTAGGATGCTTGGatgtccatcacttgaaaaGTAATCTGGAAATCCTATGGCCCAATTGTAATAGGCAGAACCACCTCTCCGAGAACATTCTTCCTCGAACCATCAAAAGCTTTCACCATTACTCCACTTCGTCTCAAAGGTGTACCCTTGTAAGAAAGCTGATCATAGGTCGTTTTGGCCATTACATTTAACGATGACCCGGTATCTACCAACACATTTGACAAAGCATCAGTCTTGCAGTTCACAGATATATGCAATGCCAAATTATGGTTCCTTCCTTCCTCTGGGAGCTCTTCGTCACTGAAACTCAGATTGTTGCATGCAGTGATATTCCCCACTATTTCATCGAATTGTCCCACAGTCACATCATGGTCTACAAAAGCTTGCTCCAAGACTTTCATCAAAGCTCCCTTATGAGCCTCAGAATTCAGCAATAAAGACATTATGGATATTTTTGACGGAGTCTGCATCAGTTGATCAACCACTTTGTACTAACTTTTCTTTATCAGCTTGAGAATCTCATCAAAATCAGAACATGACTTGGTCCCACTAGTCTGGCCCACATCTTTGATTGCACCGGAATCTTTAGTTCGAGTTTCTTCAGTCACCGGAGCGTCAACTTTCTTTGGAGACACTAGAGGGATAACACGCCCATTCCTCAGTATTCTACTATCTTCGGCAATATTTCCCACAGAAGGAAAAGGTGGTATTGGAACTTCACGACCACCTTCTATCATAgtggcattgtacttgtaaggaatTGCCTTCTCAGAAGTATAAGGTATTGGACCAGGCAAGCAAATCACTAAAGGAGCAGCAACTGACTTCCGACTGTCGTAAAATATCTCCAAAGGCTCTTCAGGAGTTATAACACATATATCATCACATTTTCTTTCAACGACCAGTTCTCCTTGGTTCAAAAGTCCTTGAATATCATCTTTCACTTTCTGACAACCCCAGGGGTTCAGAAGGCACTCGTTGCAGCCATCATGATCATGTTTAAAGAGGTTCACTTTGCATAACTTGGCATGTAATGGGACCAAAGGTGTTCGGATTTGTTGAACGTCGAGAATATGGTGAGTCTCTTGGCAATCTTCGACCATGTTGACAGTTGCAGCACCATGGTTTGGCAATGGATTGGTTTGAATATTTGGCGCTGAGTCTGTGAAGGTTatcttcttttctttgattAGCCTCTGGACTGCATACTTAAAGGCATAACAACTTTCAATATTATGACCTGGggccccttgatggaaatcacaagTCTGATCAGGTCTGGACCATGCTGGCAGTCTTTCTGGTACTGGAGGAGGAGGCCTGGTTTGAACCGAGTTATTTCTGAGTAACCCTGGAAGTAACTCTGCATAGGTGACGGGGATTGGGTCAAATTGCATTCTTTTTGGTCGAGGTTGCTGTTGTTGATAGGGATGTGGGGGATTTTGTTGATATGGTTGTTGTTGGTATGGCCGTTGCTGGTATGGTTGTTGGGGATATTGTTGAGGGTGTTGAGGATATTGTGGGAATTGAGGCTGGCTATTTGGGGGATGAATAATATTGGCAGCAGGTGTGATGGCAGCAATGTGTTGATAGGTTGGATAAGTTTGCTGAGGCCTTCCTTGGGCCACCATACTAAcctcatgttctttctttctcggGATGTGGGTGCCATATCTCTTGGTTCCACTGGTAGAAGCTCCATCTTTTACTAAacgtccttctcggactccttcttccAACTGCACACCCATGCCAACCATTTCAGCAAAGTTCTTGGGCGTACTTCCGACCATCTTCTCATAGTAGAACTGActgagagtttttaagaagagtTTGGTCATTTCCTTCTCTTCTATACGTGGGCTGACTTGGGCCGCAACATCCCTCCACCGCTGAGCATACTCTTTGAATGTTTCTTTGACCCCCTGAGTCATGGCTTGAAGATCACTTCGGTCTGGAGCCATATCTACATTGTAATTGTAttgttccacaaaagcttcacatagaTCATGGAAAGTTTGGATCTTTGTTTTGTCCAGATTCATGTACCACTTTGAGGCGGGACTAGCCAAGCTCTCTTGGAAGTAATAAATAAGGACCTGATCGTCCTTAGCATACGCGGACATCCTTCTTGCATACATTGTCAGATGTTCCTCAgggcaggagttccctttatacttctcaaaATCTGGGACCTTGAACTTATGGGGTATCTGGACGTTTGACACCAAACAGAGGTCATAAGCAGTTTTTCCAAATCTTTCTTTTCCGCGGAGAGTTTTCATCTCACGGTACATCTCGTCATACTTCTCTTGTAAATCCTCCACTTGACCATAGGCCTTCATACTCCTTGAATGGAAGAtgggttcttcattttgtggaGCAGTGTGAATCATAGGTGCTGAGTAAGTCATGACAACTGGGGGAGCTCTTACAGAAGGCGGAGGGACATGAGTCACCTGATGAGTAGGCATCTGAGCTTCACAAGCAATGGGACGGAGTATTTCACCAGCAGTAAAAGGCGGGAACCAAGGCACGGAGAGCTGTGGAGCAGAGTGTGTCGGAGTGTCAGCACATATTGTCCATTCAGGGATGGCAGAGGAAGATGCTTCAGCCTGAGTATTGGTGGGAGGTGGAGGAGCTTGTGTTTGTGCATGAATTTGTGCTTGAGCTTGTGCCAGAGCATGAGCCTGAGCCTGAGCTTGAGCTTGAGCTTGCTCTTGGGTCCGCATATCGGCCATCGTCTTCATCATTTCAACCATTTCGTCCATCTTAGTTTGCATGGCTGCCACTTCTTCACGGAGCGCCCGATTCTCTTGCtcgagaaaatccatctttctCTTAACAGTTGCACGAGTGTAATGAGTACGAGTAGACTTGTAGTGGATGCGTGGTGCCACCTTTGAAACGAGCTGACCTTTGATTGGAGAAGAAAATTTGTGTGAGACTTGGATTTGATACTATGAAATGCaagatgatgcatgatatgcttatgcaaaaaatagacacattttttttttttttttatcgaaggacttatAAAAGCTATTTTGTAAACATTATAAAGAGATAGAGGAtaaacttataaataaaaacaagataattccctttttaCAAACtgagccaagggatagactccaaAGTACataaaagaaagcaaaaacaGAAAAGATAAGAACATTTTGGGAAATTCTTGAGCCCCTGAAGTAGACTACTCCTCGGAATCTGAATGCGCGTCCTTGAAAAAGTCCCAACGCTCCTTTGCGCTGATAAATTGTGTGAGCCTTGTGCTCTAAGCTTGGATCTGAGCATCTTTTTTAACTATTTGTTGCTTTTGCTTGCGAATCTTATGATCCTGTTGTTCTATTTTACCACTCATAGTTTCCATCTTGAGCATAGCTTCATCATACTTTCTTTTCCAAATGGTACCTACACAGTTTGACTCAGCCAATTCCTCTTGGCACTCTCCCACAGTCTCAGGAGCCAAGGGTAAGGATGGTGCTGGGGTAGTTGAAGATAGGTATCTTGGGAGGTGATAGGGTAGGACCAGACTTGAAGCTCTATTAATGACCCATTGAGTGTGAGATCCTTGTGAAAATTCTGATCTCTTCGCCAATTGGCTTCTGCTAAGTCTGCGAATAGCACGCCAAGCCTGAACAAATTTTCCTCTCTTGTTTGTGGGATCTTCATGGTTAAAGTAGAATTCACCCTCTAAGTAGATGCTATCCGGTTTAGTTTCCATTGGGCATCCAAACTGACGTTTGGCAAGGATAGGGTTGTAACTGATTCCTCCTTGCATACCGAGAAGGGGTACGTTTGAGTATTCTCCACAACTGACAATGATGTTTCTGAAGTTATGGGTGGCGTGATACCAGGCTATGTCAGATGGAGTGAGGGACATGATTCTTTTAGACCAAGAGAGATTTCTTGGATTGGCTTGAAAGGAATGGGTTTGGGGTAGATGAGAGGTAAACCATTTGTATAGTAAAGGTGCACAACCGAGGATAGCCCCACGACCTACCTGGTTCCGATCGTGTATGGAATGGTACATATCGGCTAACAATGTGGGGACAGGGTTCTTTGCGAGGAAGATTTGAATGGCGTGGATGTCAACATAATTATCAACATTTGGGAACAGTACAAGGCCGTAAATGAGTAAGGCTAGGATGGAGTAAAAGGCGTTGACATTGTTTACTTCGGCGAAATCAGAGGCTTGCTGGTAAAGGAATTTGGCGGGTAGGCTTGGAAGATGTCCTTTAATGgtgagttttgtttttatgagaGAGGTTTCGAGATGGAGAGCATCTGCAATAGTGGCGGCTTTTGGAATGGGTTCAAGGCCGGTAAATGGTACTTCGTCAAGCACTGGTAGGCCAACTAAGTAGGAGTATTCCTCGAGGGTGGGAGCAAGTTGGTAGTCGGGGAAAGTAAAACAATGGTAAGCAGGGTCATAGAATTGGACCAAGGTCTCCAAACATCCTTTCTCAACATTTGTCCAAAGGATACCAAGCAGCCTCCCATGACGATCATGAAAGTCTTCCGGACTAGCTACCTTAACTGCAAGATCCCTTAAGTTCGTCAAATCCAATTTCTTGAAAGTAAACTTCCTAGTGTTTCTTCTCTCCATCCCtttgatatttacaaaaaaCTATATAAGCTCTTcgatattttgatgaaaaaagttttatggatgaatgcatgtatgcatgattatgctgcACAAATGGTGAAAACATGGTGAGGTTTTAGGTCCACAATGATGGAGTCAAAGGGTAAacacgccatttggtaagggctatggtttcatttgtacctgtatcacgggttctaccaagttcctaGAGTCTTTAACCGCTTCTGAATGTCATCGGGTTACGGACATACTTCCGGTCCAACAACGTTCGTAAGAAAGTCTCGtctgagtgtagtatcgcgtatcaactagaccaagactactcttgattagccaccgcactacgtcctaaaaggccaagatgggtaatggtaactaaaggtccgcaacttcgacggtcacttgaaaatacaaCGCCAACACGACTACTCATGCCAACATAAATTACTTCCAAGATTCCTCCATTGAGCGGGGTTATACCACAAGAACcaaaacacgagacttgactctcggaatggcactttggttataccaccatcttatcttatgtttccctcaagcccgggtgtaggacttatctcaccactcacgttaaggaaaaaaaagaaggaagaaaagagAACATATATACCAGTATTTccatcctttatttttgtttttgttttaagcaagttagagcgcaaagaattaaataaagccaagttaggctcaaccctcttaagggtccccagtgaagtcgccatttctgtcgcgccatttttcggaCGTCAAGGCCATTTGATTGACTCTTGACTCAATTTTTATCTCACGgctgaacaaatttttttaaggggaaaaagttccaaaccacccattttgaaaagagttagggttcgggggtttgttatatttagggaaggtgttagcaccctaaatattcgtagtactctacgagaacctcttgattttatttaacttcttgtgcttaaacttgcttgcttttaaagagatgaaaatggaattgaatgatgagttgaaaaagaaaagaaaattgaagagaaaaaagaaaaatgttttttagttgaaaattgaaaagaaaaaaagaaaattgttttttaattgatttggaaggacaaggtcctctgcctacgtacccgtgagggatcaaaacctcgtagttcggggtagaaattgacgtttgatttgtttggtgttttttatatgttttgaaaaaggttttgaaataaaaaagccaaatggcaaatgagaattgatttgtgttttttagattgaaagaaattgacttgaagttgaattagacttgatttgaaatttgattaagaaaaataaaaagaacgatcacttgatttgagaatcaaggtttgtaatgaaaaaatatttttgtgatttgttatttggatgtttttgttgttttggaataaagatatgaaaattatataaacagaatgagaaaaatgaagttaagctgAATTGTGAAGTTGTTTTAACAtggaccagaatattctggagaataattaaattaaacaaaaataaataaatattaacatttaagtttggaccagagcactctggattaacaaaaatataatattaacagttaatttaggaccagagcgctctggattaatttaattaacaatgaccagagcactctggagaatgattaaattaagcaaaaatataatattaacagttaatataggaccagagcactctggattaacatATAGAgcgagaattaaaatgcatgaaaaaaaagaaattagaaaaatgagatgCTGGGGTTGTGTGAGCAGAAAAGGGGgtgcagaaaataaaatgaagatgaTTTGGGCCTTGGGTGAGGCTGGACCTCACAGATCGAATCTCGACCGTTGATTTGATCAACGGCCTTGATTTGATCTGCCAAATAAAAGGGGTATAAATAcccatttctctcttttttcttcatttctttctttctcttctctctcttcactctcTCATTtcttatttctagagagagaggctctgccttctctctagaatttcttcatcttctccgacgaGGAGAGGCCACCGGAGgtggttccggcgcggtggccggtgagCCACAgcggctgcgccgccgcgccggagatGAAAGTatgtcctttttatttttttttgtcctctCTCCTTCTTTCCgatttttaactcaaaaatgcTCAAAACCCAACGGTTTGACCTAGAtctaaaaggaaagaaatacTACTTTTTGAGTCTGGATGTTTGCGGATTCAGTTTAAGATGTTGTGTTTCTGTAACACGGTTTTGAAAGTCTGATGTGTGGTTTTgaatgttgttgatggtt
Proteins encoded in this window:
- the LOC120578352 gene encoding uncharacterized protein, which gives rise to MDFLEQENRALREEVAAMQTKMDEMVEMMKTMADMRTQEQAQAQAQAQAHALAQAQAQIHAQTQAPPPPTNTQAEASSSAIPEWTICADTPTHSAPQLSVPWFPPFTAGEILRPIACEAQMPTHQVTHVPPPSVRAPPVVMTYSAPMIHTAPQNEEPIFHSRSMKAYGQVEDLQEKYDEMYREMKTLRGKERFGKTAYDLCLVSNVQIPHKFKVPDFEKYKGNSCPEEHLTMYARRMSAYAKDDQVLIYYFQESLASPASKWYMNLDKTKIQTFHDLCEAFVEQYNYNVDMAPDRSDLQAMTQGVKETFKEYAQRWRDVAAQVSPRIEEKEMTKLFLKTLSQFYYEKMVGSTPKNFAEMVGMGVQLEEGVREGRLVKDGASTSGTKRYGTHIPRKKEHEVSMVAQGRPQQTYPTYQHIAAITPAANIIHPPNSQPQFPQYPQHPQQYPQQPYQQRPYQQQPYQQNPPHPYQQQQPRPKRMQFDPIPVTYAELLPGLLRNNSVQTRPPPPVPERLPAWSRPDQTCDFHQGAPGHNIESCYAFKYAVQRLIKEKKITFTDSAPNIQTNPLPNHGAATVNMVEDCQETHHILDVQQIRTPLVPLHAKLCKVNLFKHDHDGCNECLLNPWGCQKVKDDIQGLLNQGELVVERKCDDICVITPEEPLEIFYDSRKSVAAPLVICLPGPIPYTSEKAIPYKYNATMIEGGREVPIPPFPSVGNIAEDSRILRNGRVIPLVSPKKVDAPVTEETRTKDSGAIKDVGQTSGTKSCSDFDEILKLIKKS